The Austwickia sp. genome includes a region encoding these proteins:
- the argG gene encoding argininosuccinate synthase, producing the protein MSKVLTSLPAGEKVGLAFSGGLDTSVAVAWMREKGSVPYTYTADIGQYDEPDIASVPGRAMEYGAEASRLVDCRHALVEEGLVALACGAFHIRSAGRSYFNTTPLGRAVTGTLLIRAMMADGVQIWGDGSTFKGNDIERFYRYGLLANPNLRIYKPWLDTAFVTELGGRQEMSEWLAQRKLPYRDSQEKAYSTDANIWGATHEAKRLEHLDTGIEDVVEPIMGVAFWREDVEIATEDVTLGFEQGRPVSINGERFESAVALVDAANKIGGRHGLGMSDQIENRIIEAKSRGVYEAPGMALLFIAYERLVNAIHNEDTIATYHAEGRRLGRLMYEGRWLDPQSLMLRESLQRWVGSAVTGEVTLRLRRGEDYSIIDTTGPAFSYHPDKLSMERTEGAAFGPTDRIGQLTMRNLDIADSRSRLEQYVGLGLLGAAGEGIKALGLANTDLVGELEPGGAEVIAKRRVPDGTDDEALDDAAMEFGAD; encoded by the coding sequence ATGAGCAAGGTGCTGACGTCCCTACCCGCCGGCGAGAAGGTCGGACTCGCGTTCTCCGGGGGCCTCGACACCTCCGTGGCCGTGGCGTGGATGCGCGAGAAGGGCTCGGTGCCCTACACCTACACGGCCGACATCGGCCAGTACGACGAGCCGGACATCGCCTCGGTGCCCGGGCGGGCGATGGAGTACGGCGCGGAGGCCAGCCGCCTCGTCGACTGCCGCCACGCGCTCGTCGAGGAGGGCCTGGTCGCGCTCGCCTGCGGGGCCTTCCACATCCGCAGCGCCGGGCGGTCGTACTTCAACACCACCCCCCTCGGTCGGGCCGTGACCGGCACCTTGCTGATCCGCGCCATGATGGCCGACGGCGTCCAGATCTGGGGTGACGGGTCGACGTTCAAGGGCAACGACATCGAGCGGTTCTACCGCTACGGCCTGCTCGCCAACCCCAACCTGCGCATCTACAAGCCGTGGCTCGACACCGCGTTCGTCACGGAGCTGGGCGGCCGGCAGGAGATGAGCGAGTGGCTCGCCCAGCGGAAGTTGCCGTACCGAGACAGCCAGGAGAAGGCCTACTCGACCGACGCCAACATCTGGGGCGCCACCCACGAGGCCAAGCGGCTGGAGCACCTGGACACCGGCATCGAGGACGTCGTCGAGCCGATCATGGGCGTCGCGTTCTGGCGGGAGGACGTCGAGATCGCCACGGAGGACGTAACGCTCGGCTTCGAGCAGGGTCGGCCGGTCTCGATCAACGGGGAACGCTTCGAGTCCGCGGTCGCCCTGGTCGACGCGGCCAACAAGATCGGCGGTCGGCACGGACTCGGCATGTCCGACCAGATCGAGAACCGGATCATCGAGGCCAAGTCCCGCGGGGTCTACGAGGCGCCCGGCATGGCGCTGCTGTTCATCGCGTACGAGCGGCTCGTCAATGCGATCCACAACGAGGACACCATCGCGACGTACCACGCCGAGGGCCGCCGGCTCGGCCGCCTCATGTACGAGGGCCGCTGGCTCGACCCTCAGTCCCTCATGCTGCGCGAGTCGCTGCAGCGCTGGGTCGGTTCCGCGGTCACCGGCGAGGTGACGCTGCGGCTGCGGCGCGGCGAGGACTACTCGATCATCGACACCACGGGCCCGGCGTTCAGCTACCACCCCGACAAGCTGTCGATGGAACGGACCGAGGGCGCCGCGTTCGGCCCGACCGACCGGATCGGCCAGCTCACCATGCGCAACCTCGACATCGCGGATTCGCGGTCGCGGCTGGAGCAGTACGTCGGGCTGGGCCTCCTCGGGGCGGCGGGCGAGGGCATCAAAGCCCTCGGCCTGGCCAACACCGACCTGGTCGGCGAGCTCGAGCCCGGCGGCGCGGAGGTCATCGCCAAGCGCCGGGTTCCGGACGGCACGGACGACGAGGCGCTGGACGACGCCGCGATGGAGTTCGGCGCGGACTGA
- a CDS encoding transposase: MLTSKFVSGGRSLPTPSRVKPQLLATGPDQVFSWDITKLKGPSKGVYYSAYVMIDIYSRKIIHVEVHTREDKVLARDFIDAAIRANRGVLPRYIHSDNGGPMTSGTVAQLLSALDITRSLSRPKVSNDNPYSEAAFKTLKYCPAFPDDFGSLIDAQIFMRDFAGYYNQHHRHCGIGLYTPCSVHDGTWRDQRRTRQETLDAAWRARPDRFPGGRPQAPKVPTKAWINQPPASIQTSSASHTSEAA; the protein is encoded by the coding sequence GTGCTCACCAGCAAGTTCGTGAGCGGCGGGCGGTCGCTTCCCACCCCCTCGCGGGTCAAGCCGCAGCTGCTGGCTACCGGCCCCGATCAGGTGTTCAGCTGGGACATCACCAAACTCAAGGGCCCGAGCAAGGGGGTGTACTACAGCGCGTACGTGATGATTGATATCTACTCCCGGAAAATCATTCACGTCGAAGTCCATACCCGTGAGGATAAGGTGTTGGCCCGCGACTTCATCGATGCCGCGATCCGCGCGAACCGCGGCGTCCTGCCTCGATACATTCATTCGGATAATGGCGGCCCGATGACCTCGGGCACCGTCGCGCAGCTCCTGTCGGCGCTGGATATCACCAGGTCGTTGTCGCGACCCAAGGTCAGTAACGACAATCCCTACTCCGAAGCGGCGTTTAAAACCCTCAAGTACTGTCCTGCCTTCCCCGACGACTTCGGGTCGCTGATCGACGCGCAAATATTCATGCGCGATTTCGCCGGCTACTACAACCAGCATCACCGGCATTGCGGGATCGGGCTGTACACCCCTTGTTCCGTCCATGACGGGACCTGGCGCGATCAACGCCGGACCCGTCAAGAGACCCTGGACGCGGCCTGGCGGGCCCGTCCCGACCGTTTCCCGGGCGGCCGCCCCCAGGCACCCAAGGTGCCGACCAAGGCCTGGATCAACCAGCCGCCAGCCAGCATCCAGACCAGCTCCGCTTCCCACACTTCCGAAGCGGCCTAA
- a CDS encoding IS21 family transposase, producing MKSAEEIMEMLDAYDLTGSLRDAGELAGCSHHTVKRYVDRRAGGGELPAAAVRPMLIDEYLPKVEEWVERSVGKVRADVAHEKLLALGYGGSERTTRRAVAKVKKSYRAGHVRVHRPWVTEPGMWLQYDYGDGPVVDGVKTVLFVAWLAWSRFRVVLPIRDKTMPSVFAALDVTFRRLGGVPTYVLTDNEKTVTVEHIAGIPVRNPQLVAFAEHYSMVVHTCVPADPASKGGTESSVKISKADLVPKDTNLREGYASFAELEAACVEFCEKVNTRAHRVTRRPPIEMLAEERVRLHPVPMTPHTVAFGTTRVVPGNTPMVMFESGQYSVPHALLGATVWVRAHGVGEDEWVVIVHVGQDGPLEVARHRRATPGTPKIDDEHFPAQPSGPLDRQPRAKNPAESDFLDLGEGARLWLIEAAAAGTPRMRVKMAEALSLAKLFDPVEVDWALGHAAVHGRFAEADLSSILDHHARAPKAGEHRASEDSSLTQGTSAWARLGEQVGQHDGRDGNEVAR from the coding sequence TTGAAGTCTGCCGAGGAGATCATGGAAATGTTGGATGCCTACGACCTAACAGGTTCGTTGCGCGATGCCGGCGAGCTGGCTGGCTGCTCCCACCACACGGTGAAGCGGTACGTGGATCGCCGTGCTGGCGGCGGGGAGTTGCCGGCGGCGGCGGTGCGGCCGATGTTGATCGATGAGTATCTGCCCAAGGTCGAGGAGTGGGTCGAGCGGTCGGTCGGGAAGGTCCGTGCCGATGTGGCGCACGAGAAGCTGCTCGCCCTGGGCTACGGAGGGTCGGAGCGCACCACCCGCCGTGCGGTCGCGAAGGTCAAGAAGTCCTACCGGGCCGGACACGTGCGGGTGCACCGTCCCTGGGTGACTGAGCCGGGGATGTGGTTGCAGTACGACTACGGCGATGGCCCCGTCGTCGACGGCGTCAAGACCGTGCTGTTCGTCGCCTGGCTGGCTTGGTCGCGGTTCCGGGTCGTGTTGCCGATCCGCGACAAGACGATGCCCTCGGTGTTCGCTGCCCTGGACGTGACGTTCCGGCGGCTGGGTGGGGTGCCGACCTATGTGTTGACCGACAACGAGAAGACCGTCACGGTCGAGCACATCGCCGGAATTCCGGTGCGGAATCCGCAGCTGGTGGCGTTCGCCGAGCACTACTCGATGGTCGTGCACACCTGCGTCCCGGCCGATCCGGCGTCCAAGGGCGGCACCGAGTCGTCGGTGAAGATCAGCAAGGCCGACCTGGTCCCCAAGGACACCAACCTGCGCGAGGGGTACGCCTCGTTCGCCGAGCTCGAGGCGGCGTGCGTGGAGTTCTGCGAGAAGGTCAACACCCGAGCGCACCGGGTCACTCGTCGGCCACCGATCGAGATGCTCGCCGAGGAACGGGTCCGGCTGCACCCGGTCCCGATGACCCCGCACACGGTCGCGTTCGGCACCACGCGGGTGGTGCCGGGCAACACACCGATGGTGATGTTCGAGTCCGGCCAGTACTCGGTCCCGCATGCCCTGCTGGGTGCGACGGTGTGGGTCCGTGCCCATGGTGTCGGCGAGGACGAGTGGGTCGTCATCGTCCACGTCGGCCAGGACGGTCCCCTCGAAGTCGCCCGCCACCGCCGGGCCACACCCGGCACCCCGAAGATCGATGACGAGCACTTCCCAGCCCAGCCGTCCGGGCCACTGGACCGCCAGCCCCGTGCGAAGAACCCGGCCGAGTCCGACTTCCTCGACCTGGGCGAGGGCGCGAGGTTGTGGCTGATCGAGGCCGCCGCCGCAGGCACACCACGGATGCGCGTCAAGATGGCCGAAGCCCTCAGCTTGGCTAAGCTGTTCGACCCCGTCGAGGTCGACTGGGCACTGGGCCACGCCGCCGTGCACGGCCGGTTCGCCGAAGCAGACCTGTCCTCGATCCTGGACCACCACGCCCGAGCACCGAAAGCCGGTGAGCACCGGGCCAGCGAGGACTCCTCGCTGACCCAGGGCACCAGCGCATGGGCACGGCTCGGTGAACAGGTCGGCCAGCACGACGGCCGCGACGGGAACGAGGTGGCCCGATGA
- a CDS encoding isoprenyl transferase — MAVQPPFPHPTGVRPPAIPPELVPHHVAIVMDGNGRWANQRGLPRTEGHRAGEAALMDVLAGCIEIGVKHISAYAFSTENWNRSADEVRFLMGFNREVIRRRRDQMSAMGVRVKWVGRRPRLWKSVIDELLDAERLSGHNTTLTLNFCVNYGGRAEIVDAVRDIVEEARRGRIKGRGIDEASFARHLYDPDMPDVDLFIRSSGEQRTSNFLLWQSAYAEMVFLDTLWPDFDRRHLWEAIEIYAQRDRRYGGAVDRAEHGPAPGDQEAGR; from the coding sequence ATGGCCGTGCAGCCGCCCTTCCCGCACCCGACCGGCGTCCGACCCCCGGCGATCCCGCCGGAGCTGGTCCCGCACCACGTCGCGATCGTCATGGACGGCAACGGCCGCTGGGCCAACCAGCGCGGCCTGCCGCGGACCGAGGGGCACCGCGCCGGCGAGGCGGCGCTGATGGACGTGCTGGCCGGCTGCATTGAGATTGGGGTCAAGCACATCTCGGCGTACGCCTTCTCCACCGAGAACTGGAACCGCTCCGCCGACGAGGTGCGCTTCCTCATGGGGTTCAACCGCGAGGTCATCCGCCGCCGGCGGGACCAGATGTCGGCGATGGGGGTGCGGGTCAAGTGGGTCGGGCGGCGGCCGCGGCTGTGGAAGTCGGTGATCGATGAGCTGCTCGATGCCGAGCGGCTGAGCGGCCACAACACGACCCTCACCCTCAACTTCTGCGTGAACTACGGCGGCCGGGCCGAGATCGTCGACGCCGTGCGTGACATCGTCGAGGAGGCGCGGCGCGGCCGGATCAAGGGCCGCGGCATCGACGAGGCCAGCTTCGCGCGGCACCTCTACGACCCGGACATGCCGGACGTCGACCTGTTCATCCGATCCTCGGGGGAGCAGCGCACGAGCAACTTCCTGTTGTGGCAGAGCGCGTACGCCGAGATGGTGTTCCTGGACACGCTCTGGCCGGACTTCGACCGGCGACACCTGTGGGAGGCGATCGAGATCTACGCGCAACGGGATCGACGGTACGGCGGCGCGGTGGACCGCGCCGAGCACGGGCCGGCTCCGGGAGATCAGGAGGCGGGCCGATGA
- a CDS encoding ATP-binding protein: MTTRSTASAPPLPAELEELLRRLRLPHIRRHAPEVVATAKAQRWEPAEVLKALFAEEVAGRERSALVTRRASAGFPTGKTFDAWQPEASSIPVPTQQALRTLEWVHRRENLVVCGPSGTGKTFLLEALGQQAVEAGLKVAWFTLEDLGVLLRRHRADDTVTKAIARVLRADLVIVDDIGLLPVAADAAEGLYRLVDAAYEKRSVAISSNLHPSGFDELMPKTLATATVDRLLHHAHVCQTSGDSVRLTQALAGQGVSPLN, translated from the coding sequence ATGACGACGAGAAGCACGGCGTCAGCACCGCCGCTGCCAGCCGAACTGGAGGAGCTGTTGCGCCGGTTGCGGCTGCCGCACATCCGTCGTCACGCACCCGAGGTCGTCGCAACCGCGAAAGCCCAACGCTGGGAGCCCGCCGAGGTGTTGAAGGCGCTGTTCGCCGAGGAGGTCGCCGGCCGGGAGCGTTCCGCACTTGTCACCCGGCGAGCGTCGGCGGGCTTCCCCACCGGGAAGACCTTCGACGCGTGGCAGCCCGAGGCATCCTCGATCCCAGTCCCGACCCAGCAGGCGCTCCGCACCCTGGAATGGGTCCACCGCCGCGAGAACCTCGTGGTCTGCGGCCCGTCGGGCACCGGGAAGACGTTCCTGCTGGAGGCCCTTGGCCAGCAAGCCGTCGAGGCCGGGTTGAAGGTCGCCTGGTTCACCCTGGAAGACCTCGGCGTCCTACTCCGAAGGCACCGTGCGGACGACACTGTCACCAAGGCCATCGCCCGGGTCCTGCGCGCCGACCTGGTCATCGTCGATGACATCGGCCTGCTGCCGGTCGCCGCGGACGCCGCCGAGGGGCTCTACAGACTCGTCGACGCCGCCTATGAGAAGCGGTCAGTCGCGATCAGCTCGAACCTCCACCCCTCTGGGTTCGACGAGCTGATGCCCAAGACGCTGGCCACCGCCACGGTGGACCGACTGCTCCACCACGCCCACGTCTGCCAGACCAGCGGCGACAGCGTCCGGCTCACCCAAGCACTCGCCGGTCAAGGGGTGAGCCCGTTGAACTGA
- a CDS encoding alpha-ketoglutarate-dependent dioxygenase AlkB, with product MTALQGSLLDLDDAIGLRELAGAVHRTTLSAGAWVDLRPGWLTGSDGLFAQLRDDVEWQAERRRMYDRVVDTPRLLRFYGAAEALPHPVLTAARDALTTYYSPELGEPFTTAGMCFYRDGRDSVAWHGDTIGRSRTEDTMVAIVSLGTPRPLLLRPRGGGGSLRYVVGHGDLLVMGGSCQRTWEHAIPKVDASVGPRISVQFRPRDVR from the coding sequence ATGACCGCCCTGCAGGGATCCCTCCTGGACCTCGACGACGCGATTGGGCTGCGCGAGTTGGCGGGGGCCGTGCACCGGACGACGCTGTCCGCCGGGGCCTGGGTGGACCTGCGGCCTGGGTGGCTGACCGGCTCGGACGGCCTGTTCGCGCAGCTGCGCGACGACGTGGAGTGGCAGGCCGAGCGGCGCCGCATGTACGACCGCGTCGTCGACACCCCGCGGCTGCTGCGCTTCTACGGCGCCGCGGAGGCGCTGCCGCACCCGGTGCTGACGGCCGCGCGGGACGCCCTCACGACGTACTACTCCCCCGAGCTCGGCGAACCCTTCACCACCGCGGGAATGTGTTTCTACCGGGACGGGCGCGACTCGGTGGCCTGGCACGGCGACACGATCGGCCGGTCCCGGACCGAGGACACGATGGTGGCGATCGTCTCGCTGGGCACGCCGCGACCGCTGTTGTTGCGGCCGCGCGGGGGCGGGGGTTCGCTGCGGTACGTCGTGGGCCATGGCGACCTGTTGGTCATGGGTGGCTCCTGCCAGCGCACCTGGGAACACGCCATCCCGAAGGTGGACGCCTCGGTCGGTCCGCGCATCAGCGTCCAGTTCCGCCCCCGCGACGTGCGCTGA
- a CDS encoding YbaK/EbsC family protein, which translates to MIDPDAVRRVEAALRALGHGGEVRHLATHVPTSAAAAQVLGCPIEAIANSLVFVADGAPVLVLASGGRKVDTKRLKAALGARKVSMAAPDVVLAATGQHVGGVAPVGHPTPLRTLVDAALGDHDVLWAGGGDELTMLSTNLPELLVMTGGELFPTG; encoded by the coding sequence ATGATCGATCCCGATGCCGTACGCCGGGTGGAGGCGGCCCTGCGCGCCCTCGGCCACGGCGGCGAGGTCCGGCACCTGGCCACCCACGTGCCGACCAGCGCGGCGGCCGCTCAGGTCCTGGGCTGCCCCATCGAGGCGATCGCGAACAGCCTGGTCTTCGTGGCCGACGGCGCCCCGGTCCTCGTGTTGGCAAGCGGCGGCCGCAAGGTCGACACGAAGCGCCTCAAGGCCGCGCTGGGGGCTCGCAAGGTATCGATGGCGGCGCCGGACGTCGTGTTGGCCGCGACCGGGCAGCACGTCGGCGGGGTCGCGCCGGTCGGGCACCCGACGCCGCTGCGCACCCTCGTGGACGCCGCGCTGGGGGACCACGACGTGCTCTGGGCCGGCGGCGGGGACGAGCTCACGATGTTGTCGACCAACCTGCCGGAGCTGTTGGTTATGACCGGCGGGGAGCTGTTCCCGACGGGCTGA
- the recO gene encoding DNA repair protein RecO, whose translation MPLYREAAIVLRTQKLGEADRIVTLLTRERGLVRAVAKGVRKTKSRFGARLEPAMVVDVMCYEGRNLDTVTQAETIAPYGDAIARDYIAWTAATAMCETAERLTSERDPSPQHFRLLAGGLASLASHDHEAGLVLDAYLLRALSVAGWAPSFRDCARCGAPGPHKAFNLASGGCVCPSCRTPGSAAPALDTLELLGALLEGDWVTADASLPKHRREGSGLVTAFLQWHLERGVRSLRLVERT comes from the coding sequence GTGCCCCTGTACCGCGAGGCCGCGATCGTGCTCCGCACCCAGAAGCTGGGGGAAGCGGACCGCATCGTCACGCTCCTCACGCGCGAGCGTGGCCTGGTGCGCGCCGTGGCCAAGGGGGTCCGCAAGACCAAGTCCCGCTTCGGCGCCCGGCTGGAGCCCGCGATGGTCGTCGACGTCATGTGCTACGAGGGCCGCAACCTCGACACGGTCACCCAGGCGGAGACGATCGCGCCGTACGGCGACGCCATCGCCCGCGACTACATCGCCTGGACCGCCGCCACCGCGATGTGCGAGACCGCCGAGCGGCTCACCTCAGAGCGCGATCCCAGCCCGCAGCACTTCCGGCTCCTCGCCGGCGGGCTGGCCAGCCTGGCCAGCCACGACCACGAGGCCGGCCTGGTGCTCGACGCGTACCTCCTGCGGGCCCTGTCGGTGGCCGGCTGGGCCCCGAGCTTCCGGGACTGCGCGCGCTGCGGCGCGCCGGGTCCGCACAAGGCGTTCAACCTCGCCTCGGGGGGGTGCGTGTGCCCGAGCTGTCGTACGCCGGGGTCGGCGGCGCCCGCCCTCGACACCCTGGAGCTGCTCGGCGCGCTGTTGGAAGGCGATTGGGTGACCGCCGACGCGAGCCTGCCCAAGCACCGACGCGAGGGCAGCGGCCTGGTCACGGCGTTCCTGCAGTGGCACCTCGAGCGGGGCGTCCGCTCGCTGCGGCTCGTCGAGAGGACCTGA
- the leuA gene encoding 2-isopropylmalate synthase has protein sequence MKNNQQPSGMPIVKYRSFEEVIPTRLADRTWPDRVITTAPRWCAVDLRDGNQALIDPMNAERKLRMFQLLVRMGYKEIEIGFPSASQTDYDFARLLIEDGHIPDDVTIQVLTQARDHLVERTYDAIAGAHSAVVHFYNSTSILQREVVFHTDVDGVTDIAVQAARLCRKLEQQIPDTKITYEYSPESFTGTELAAAVSVCNAVIEEIDPRPDAPMIINLPATVEMATPNVYADSIEYMHRHLARRDSVILSLHPHNDRGTGVAAAELGYLAGADRIEGCLFGNGERTGNVCLVTLGLNLFSQGIDPQIDFSDIDEIRRTVEHCNQLPVGERHPYGGDLVYTAFSGSHQDAIKKGFEDMERRAAAEGKSIDELVWGVPYLPIDPHDVGRSYEAVVRVNSQSGKGGVAYLMKSEYGMDLPRRLQIEMSAVVQRKTDTEGGEVGAAQMWSIFADEYLPGTNEGAAAWGRFAPVSSKTTSDPDGRDHVEAVVTDRGRQVTLDGHGNGPIAAFIDGLHSYGIDVRVLDYSEHALSSGGDARAASYVECAVGDRVLWGVGVHASIVRASFMAILSAVNRAQRSESEAGRGMSGVGQEGTAISRPGGGP, from the coding sequence ATGAAGAACAACCAGCAGCCCTCCGGCATGCCGATCGTGAAGTACCGCAGCTTCGAAGAGGTCATCCCCACCAGGCTGGCGGACCGCACCTGGCCGGACCGCGTGATCACCACGGCCCCGCGCTGGTGCGCCGTCGACCTGCGCGACGGCAACCAGGCCCTCATCGACCCCATGAACGCCGAGCGCAAGCTGCGGATGTTCCAGCTGTTGGTGCGGATGGGTTACAAGGAGATCGAGATCGGGTTCCCGTCGGCGAGCCAGACCGACTACGACTTCGCGCGGTTGCTGATCGAGGACGGGCACATCCCCGATGACGTGACCATCCAGGTGTTGACCCAGGCGCGGGACCACCTGGTGGAGCGGACATACGACGCCATCGCCGGCGCGCACAGCGCCGTCGTGCACTTCTACAACTCGACGTCGATCCTGCAGCGCGAGGTCGTCTTCCACACCGACGTCGACGGGGTCACCGATATCGCCGTCCAAGCCGCGCGGCTGTGCCGCAAGCTGGAGCAGCAGATCCCGGACACGAAGATCACCTACGAATACAGCCCAGAGTCGTTCACCGGCACTGAGCTGGCTGCCGCTGTCTCGGTCTGCAATGCCGTCATCGAGGAGATCGACCCGCGGCCGGACGCGCCGATGATTATCAATCTGCCGGCCACGGTGGAGATGGCCACGCCGAACGTCTACGCCGACTCGATCGAATACATGCACCGCCACCTGGCCCGCCGCGACTCGGTGATTTTGTCGCTGCACCCGCACAACGACCGGGGGACCGGCGTCGCCGCGGCCGAGCTGGGATATCTGGCCGGGGCCGACCGCATCGAGGGCTGCCTGTTCGGCAACGGCGAGCGCACCGGCAACGTCTGCCTGGTGACGCTGGGGTTGAACCTGTTCAGCCAGGGCATCGACCCGCAGATCGACTTCTCGGACATCGACGAGATCCGGCGTACGGTCGAGCACTGCAACCAGTTGCCGGTGGGGGAGCGGCACCCGTACGGCGGGGATCTGGTGTATACGGCGTTTTCGGGGTCCCACCAGGACGCCATCAAGAAGGGCTTCGAGGACATGGAGCGCCGGGCTGCCGCCGAGGGCAAGTCCATCGACGAGCTGGTCTGGGGCGTCCCGTACTTGCCGATCGACCCGCACGACGTCGGCCGGTCGTACGAGGCCGTGGTGCGGGTCAACAGCCAGTCCGGTAAGGGCGGCGTGGCGTACCTGATGAAGTCCGAGTACGGCATGGACCTGCCGCGGCGCCTGCAGATCGAGATGAGCGCCGTCGTCCAGCGCAAGACCGACACCGAGGGCGGCGAGGTCGGCGCGGCCCAGATGTGGTCGATCTTCGCGGACGAGTACCTGCCTGGGACCAACGAGGGCGCGGCCGCGTGGGGTCGCTTCGCGCCGGTCTCGTCGAAGACCACCTCGGACCCCGATGGTCGGGACCACGTCGAGGCGGTGGTCACCGACCGGGGTCGCCAGGTGACGTTGGATGGCCACGGCAACGGGCCGATCGCGGCGTTCATCGACGGGCTGCACTCGTACGGGATCGACGTGCGGGTCCTCGACTACTCCGAGCACGCGCTGAGCTCGGGCGGGGACGCGCGGGCGGCGTCGTACGTCGAGTGCGCCGTCGGCGACCGCGTCCTGTGGGGCGTCGGGGTGCACGCCTCGATCGTGCGGGCGTCGTTCATGGCGATCCTGTCGGCGGTCAACCGGGCACAGCGCTCGGAGTCCGAGGCGGGCCGGGGCATGTCCGGCGTGGGTCAAGAGGGCACGGCGATCAGCCGCCCCGGCGGCGGCCCCTGA